The DNA window CGGCGGAGGGTTGAGACATATCGAGTTCTTACTTTCGCGGCCTCGCGGCAGCCAGCGGAGGAAACCGCTGCGGACCGCGGGGCATCTTTGAGAAGGTGGCCAATTGACGGCACCTTCATTTGATAGGCGATCACCATGACGGATGCAAGTACCAGGCGTGTCGTTTTTGAAAGCAGCCAAGGCCTGAAGCTGTCGGGCATTCTGCATCGACCTTCTGAGAGCCGGGGCTGCGTCATCCTCTCGCATTGTTTCACCTGCAACAAGAACTACAAGATTCTGGTTCGCCTGAGCCGCGCCCTGGCCCAAGCCGGCATTGCCTCGCTGCGCTTCGACTTCGCCGGGTTGGGCGACAGCGAAGGCGAGTTCGAGGAGACCACCATCTCCTCCGACAGCCATGACCTGGAGCAGGCCGTCCGCTGGGCGGTGAAGGAAGGCATGGGGCCGGTGGTCCTGGCCGGCCACTCGATGGGCGGGACCATCAGCATCGTCACCGCCGGACGGCTTCCCGAAGTGGCCGGACTGGCCGTCATCGGGACGACCTCGGATCCGGGCAACATCTACCGCCTGCTGCCTGGCCTCGACCCCGCCCGCCGTCCGCCCGAGAACTCGGTGGACGTCACCATCGCGGGCCGATCCTACCCCATCAGCCAGGAATTCCTGCGCGACCTGGAGGGACTGTCGCTCACCGGGACTTTGGCCTCCTACCAGAAGCCTTTCCTGGTGATGCACGGGACCGAGGACAAGACAGTGGGCATCGAGCATGGAATCAAGCTCTTCCAGACCGCCAAGCAACCCAAGTCCTTCCTGGCCATCCCCGGAGCCGAGCACCTGCTGGGACGGCGGCGCGATACCGACTTGGCCGGCGCCGTACTGAGCGCCTGGGCCGACTCGTCCCTGCGTCGGGCCGTCTAATGAATGCTGGGCGGCTTGGCCTGCTCCACAAAGCGCCGGATGCGGCTCATGTAGGCGTCGCGGTCGACCAGATGCAGGTCGATGTGGTCAGCTCCCTCTACCCGGTAGAACTCCTTGGGTCCGGTCAGCTTCTGGTAAAGAAGATGGCCCTGATCGAGCGGGACGGTGCGGTCCCTGTCGCCGTGGATGACCAAGACCGGAAACGCGTGTTCGCGCAGGTACCTGGCGGTGGCCAGGCGGATGCGCGAAAAGAGGGAGAAGAAGCGGTACTGGGGGTAGTGGCGCAGCAAGGACGATTTGGACGGGAAGGGCGACTCCAGAATCAAGCCCTGAGGCGGCAGTTTGTGTGCGGCATAGGAGGCGAAAGCGCTCCCTAAGGAGCGTCCCCAGTAGACCAGAGGTGCTTTGGGCGCCTTGAGGTGGTCGCGAAAGTAGCGGACGGTGGTCTCGGCGTCGATGCACAGCCCTTCTTCAGAGGGGATGCCGCTGCTCCATCCGTAGCCCCGGTAGTCAACGGCCAGCACCTGGTATCCGGCCTTGTAGAAGTCCCGCAAGATCTCGTTGAGGATGCCCAGGTTAGCCCCGTTGCCGTGAAAGTAGACGATGGAGGCGATGGGGTCGGGAGGCAGCAGGTGCCAGGCGCTGAGACGGCAGCCGTCGGGCGTTTCGATGAAATGCTGCTGAAAGGGGATTCCCAGGTCGGAGGGCGTCTTGGCCACCTCTCCGCTGGGACGGAAGACGTACATCCTCTCGATGCGCGGCACGGCCCACCACAGCACGGCCCCTATCCCGGCCAAGAAAGAGAGGACGGCCACCACCAGCAACAGCAGAATCACCACGCCTGTCGACATAAGAGCAAAGATCTTAACACCCCAGGCGGTTCATTTCCCTCTGGTAGGTATCCATCCATTGCTGGTGCGAGTCCTGCTCGCGAAGGTAGAAAGGCGAACCGATTCTGACCAGGGCTTTGGAGAAGGGTTTCGGGATGCGCATCCGGTCCCAGGAACCCAGTTGCCAGTAGCGCTGGGGCTGGATGTGGAAGCAGACGATGGGACAGCCGCTTTTCCGGCTCAGGAGCAGCGGGCCGGGTTTGACCTTGTGGCGCGGTCCCCTGGGTCCGTCGATTGTGAAGGCCACGTCGCGTCCCTCTCGCAACCGCCGCTTGAGCTGCAGCAGAGCCCGCACGCCGCCTCGGGTGCTCGATCCGCGCGAGGTCGCGTAGCCGAAACTTTCGATGATGCGGGCGATGTACTCCCCGTCGAAATGCTCGCTGGTCATGACCACGATGCCGCGATTCCTCCAGAAGTAGGTGGCGACCGGGATCTGATCATGCCAGAAGGAAAGAATGGCGGGCTGATTCGCTTGCCTCAGACTCTGGTAGTTGTCCCAGCCTTCGACCTGGAAGCGCAGGGTGCGTCCGATGGCGCCGATGAGCAGACGTCCCAGGCGATAAGCCAACCAGATCTGGGCTCGTTGCTTGAAGGTAAACCGCGGTGGCGCGCCTTTTTTCACGGCGGGTCATTATAATGAACCGGCGCAGGAAGAGCAGTCGACCGAGGAGATCCGTCATGGCCACGGGCATCCCCTACTGGAGCGTCGCCGAGATTCGCCGCCGCTTCCTCGAG is part of the Acidobacteriota bacterium genome and encodes:
- a CDS encoding alpha/beta fold hydrolase → MTDASTRRVVFESSQGLKLSGILHRPSESRGCVILSHCFTCNKNYKILVRLSRALAQAGIASLRFDFAGLGDSEGEFEETTISSDSHDLEQAVRWAVKEGMGPVVLAGHSMGGTISIVTAGRLPEVAGLAVIGTTSDPGNIYRLLPGLDPARRPPENSVDVTIAGRSYPISQEFLRDLEGLSLTGTLASYQKPFLVMHGTEDKTVGIEHGIKLFQTAKQPKSFLAIPGAEHLLGRRRDTDLAGAVLSAWADSSLRRAV
- a CDS encoding alpha/beta hydrolase, encoding MSTGVVILLLLVVAVLSFLAGIGAVLWWAVPRIERMYVFRPSGEVAKTPSDLGIPFQQHFIETPDGCRLSAWHLLPPDPIASIVYFHGNGANLGILNEILRDFYKAGYQVLAVDYRGYGWSSGIPSEEGLCIDAETTVRYFRDHLKAPKAPLVYWGRSLGSAFASYAAHKLPPQGLILESPFPSKSSLLRHYPQYRFFSLFSRIRLATARYLREHAFPVLVIHGDRDRTVPLDQGHLLYQKLTGPKEFYRVEGADHIDLHLVDRDAYMSRIRRFVEQAKPPSIH
- a CDS encoding lysophospholipid acyltransferase family protein, translated to MKKGAPPRFTFKQRAQIWLAYRLGRLLIGAIGRTLRFQVEGWDNYQSLRQANQPAILSFWHDQIPVATYFWRNRGIVVMTSEHFDGEYIARIIESFGYATSRGSSTRGGVRALLQLKRRLREGRDVAFTIDGPRGPRHKVKPGPLLLSRKSGCPIVCFHIQPQRYWQLGSWDRMRIPKPFSKALVRIGSPFYLREQDSHQQWMDTYQREMNRLGC